The genomic DNA TCTCTTGGTCGAGCAAAGCTGGGCTCCACTGGTGCCTAAATGAATTAGGGAGCgaattcctgctgggaagagCCTTTGCAGCACTGTCCCTGCACAGTGCTGGAAGATAAACACCCACACAGACGTGCACAGATGGAGGGAAggtggcagctcccagctccagctcttgcAGAGTAGAATCAGTTACAAGTTCACGATACAATTTCCCTCTGCCAGAGTATTATTCCCAGGGAAAAGCCGCCTGCCCTGCTCAGTGACAGCCAGGCTGATGCTGAACCTGTGCCAGGGATGGCAGATGGGAGTACCCATGGGTAGTTATAATTCAGGCCAGTGTTCCCAGTAACTGTCAGCTGTGCAGCCCAGTTCATCTGCAGCAAACTGGGAAATCTGATCCTCGATCTCCATCCTCCCAGCAGATTCCAGCAAGAGTTCCCTGGTTATTTCTCACCAGGTTGGATCTACTCCTTATAGCAAGGGTGAGTGACCTTTGCCCAGGGAATTGCAGGATGCTGAGCCTGGGGGAGGCCAGCACAGCTCACAAAACTCACCTCCCCATAACCACAAACCACCACTTGCTTCCCTCCAAACATCACATCCGTGGTCCTCTTCAGGCTGGGGGACAGAGAGAGACCTGTGTTGGGATCAGTCAAGCCCAAAACCAGGTCAAACAGCAGAGCCTGATCTCTGCTTAACAGCAGCCAGAGCCAAACCCAGCTGTGTGCAAGTGCCAGTGGGGAAAAGAGCTGGACTCACCCATCCAGGATGGATTCCCGGCAGCAGTACAGGTTATCAAACTTCTGCTTGGTGACAGAGTCATTCACATTCATGGCTGGGACACAAAGCTTCCCAGCCTTGGAGAGCTGGTACAGCCTGGGAGAGGGCACAGGCAGGTCagagcagacagcagcaacTCCCTGAGATCTCTGGATCTGCCTTCCCAAAACTCCCACCTGTGCACGCCGGTCACGCTCTCCTCCACAATCCCTCGGATCTTCTTGAATACACTGGGATATTTCTTATAAACCCAATGGGTCAGGTCCCCACCATCATCCAGGATCTAGAGAACAGGCAAGGAAGAACAGGGAGCAGTCAGGCCTCCCACTGGGAAATGCACTGGCAGAGGACAGGATGGGGAAAATGATTTGGAGAAGCATCTTCAGGCACTGCTGGAGGGGCTGTTCAGGCAGAGGCCTGGGGGCCAGGACTCCTGGGTTCCCCTAGGGGACTGCAACTCGGGGTCTCCTCCAAAACACTGAGATTCCTGACCCctgtgtggagctgctggatcCTAACAGGATTCCCTGCCTCTGCTATTGCTCTGCAGCCTGGCAAGCTGGCCACAGGCAGCACTAACTAACCAGGCTGAGCTCAGGACACCACAACACTCAAGCCCTGAAAGCAAACGGGTGAGGAGAGGCTGTGGGAGGTGTCACAGCCCATGGACACATCACTGGTGACCACAGACCATGCACCAGGAGGTGTCACAGCCCATGGACACATCACTGGTGACCACAGACCGTGCACCAGGAGGTGTCACAGCCCATGGACACATCACTGCTGACCACAGACCATGCACCAAGGGGGCACATCAGCTTTGACAATGGAAAGGTGCCCACTCTGATCCCAGCTTTGGGAGGGAGAGGACAGATGGAATCTGTGCTGAGAGAGGAgtggctggggcagctcctgcacagGAAAACAGGTCCCATTTCTTGGCTCATGGCAATTCCACCAGAAGCTGCTCCCTTGCCATTGGGATGTGCCAGCTCAGGACATCACCCAtcacctctgcagctcctgacaTTCCCATGGCTGTTCCCAGCTcatctccagctgctgttctcCAAGAACCCCTCTTTGATGGGGTCAGAGGCCCTTTCCAGGCCAGCAGGCtcccaggaacagccccagcatggaagggaggaagaggaagggctggagaaGGCTCCTTACCATGTTGGCCTGCCAGCCATCTACATTAACACAGCGGTCAATGCACCACCAGAAATCATCCTCTGACTCCCCTTTCCAGGCAAACACAGCAACACCTGAAAGAACCGGAGCATCCTTGGAGTTTGCTGGGCTTGGCAGAGCTCCCTCCTGCTTGGCCAACTCCAGAAACACACGGACACAAGAGCCAAGGGGCCATGCACAGATCACATCACAGCCCACACCAGGATCACACCTGTCCATCCCTCCCTAGAAGATATTCCccaaaaatattaattccctaaaacagaaatagaaaatataaaaaaaatacaaataaataataagaaaaaaatactattaataataaacactacaaaaataaataaaattaaattaaaatatggttaaatataaaatttaaatagattttattattttatacttttgtatctattaatattttgtttattaattcatattttatatatactgTTTATATTCTATATGATATGTATCTATaagcattttataaatattcatatgTGTATTCATATGTTTATTCACATGTTTATTCATGTTTGTTCATATATTTCTATTGTATATATACGTGTATTCGTATGTTTATATTGTATATTTTAATGTcaatgtatatatatttatacacacctagtaaaaacattttgaaatataaattacaattttataattttataatataaacattttctattcttatgcattatattaaatattaaaaacatatataaacaaaaaacaaaacataaatacatttaaaactCAATAGGTACAAATGGAATATGGAGTTCCCTAGGAGATTTCCCCTGGGATCAGGCCAGGGAGGCAGAGGGGCTGAGAGGGCTCTGGCACTCACCAGCCTCTGCCAAGGCTGCAGCCACTTCGTTCTGGGTGGAGTAGATGTTGCAGGCAGACCAGCGGCACTGCGCTCCCAGGGCACACAGAGTCTCGAtcagcacctggggacagcagcacacCCAGGGGTCAGGGATAGCCCAGGGGTCAGGGATAGCCCAGGGATAACCTGGGATAGCCCAGGGATAACCCAGGGATAACCTGAGATAACCCAGGGGTCAGGGATAACCTGGGATAACCCAGGGATAACCTGGGATAACCTGGGATAGCTCAGGGGTCAGGGATAGCCCAGGGGTCAGGGATAGCCCAGGGATAACCTGGGATAGCCCAGGGATAGCCCAGGGATAACCTGGGATAACCCAGGGGTCAGGGATAGCCCAGGGATAACCTGGGATAGCCCAGGGATAGCCCAGGGATAACCTGGGATAGCCCAGGGGTCAGGGATAGCCCAGGGATAACCTGGGATAACCCAGGGGTCAAGGATAACCTGGGATAACCCAGGGGTCAAGGATAACCTGGGATAACCCAGGGGTCAGGGATAGCCCAGGGATAGCCCAGGGATAACCTGGGATAGCCCAGGGGTCAGGGATAACCCAGGGGTCAGGGATAGCCCAGGGATAACCTGGGATAACCCAGGGGTCAGGGATAACCCAGGGATAACCAGGGATAACCCAGGGGTCAGGGATAACCCAGGGATAACCCAGGGGTCAGGGATAACCCAGGGATAACCCAGGGGTCAGGGATAGCCCAGGGGTCAGGGATAACCCAGGGATAACCCAGGGGTCAGGGATAGCCCAGGGGTCAGGGATAACCCAGGGATAACCCAGGGGTCAGGGATAGCCCAGGGGTCAGGGATAACCCAGGGATAACCCAGGGGTCAGGGATAGCCCAGGGGTCAGGGATAACCCAGGGGTCAGGGATAGCCCAGAAATAACCTGGGATAGCCAGGGATAACCCAGGGTTCAGGGATAGCCCAGGGGTCAGGGATAACCCAGGGATAACCTGGGATAACCCAGGGATAACCCAGGGGTCAGGGATAGCCCAGGGGTCAGGGATAGCCCAGGGGTCAGGGATAACCCAGGGATAACCTGGGATAACCCAGGGATAACCCAGGGGTCAGGGATAGCCCAGGGGTCAGGGATAACCCAGGGATAACCTGGGATAACCCAGGGgtcagggacagcccaggggtCAGGGATAACCCAGGGATAACCTGGGATAACCCAGGGgtcagggacagcccaggggtCAGGAATGCCCCTGGCACAAGGGCAGGCCtcaggcagcagtgatgggcacaGGAACCGAACACTGCCCTGGGGAAATGTCACCAGCACAACCTTTCCAAAACACATCCAGACTCTATTGAACATGCCTTCTCCCACTCCAAAGAGTTAAAGAACTTTCCTCCACAGGGAAAAGCTGAGgtcccaccccaggacccccaaataAGCAGCCACTCACCGCAGTCTGTGCTGTGATGTGGGTACAGCCCACGATTTTAGCTCCAGCCAAAGGCTTCTCCCCCTGGGCTCGTTTCCTGAGCGAAATCAGAGCAGACATGTCTGCAAAAGGAAGAGAGGTTTTAATGCTGGTTCAGTCTGCAGGGTCTCCtctctgccacagctcccaTCCTATCAGGGCCTCCCAGGACACCTCCAGCCCCAAAATTTCTGCTGTAGCTGTTACACAGGGAGGGAGAAAACTCCTCATCCCTGGCCTGGCAGGTCTGTGCAAAACAGGACCAAAACACCAGTGTCATTTGTCACTTGACCAAGGGACAAGGAGAGAGGCAAGGAGGGCTCTGGGactggcactgcctggggaaGGCACCTAAGGACAGTCACcagccctgtggcagcaggTGAAGCACCTGAATTTGAAAACACAGCTGACACATCTCAGAGGAGCTGCTCTAAATGTGCCTGGATTATCTTCCCCTTCTGAAAGGAAAGGAGAGTTACCCCATCACCCCACTGGAAATGGTAATTCAGCTTCCTACCACCTCCAGAGGAAGGGGTTGGGATTTTCAGCTTTCATGTCTCTGAAGATGTTATAAAATCCTTGTCCCTCCAAAGCCAACAAAACATTAAACCCTGcaagagctctgctcctgctagAAAAGGGATAAGACACAGCATCAACGTTTGCTGGCACATCTCACTCTTCCCTAACTGATCTGGGGAGGGGAAACAGGATATccaaggctgcagcaggaatgggaattgCCACTCCTCAGCTCCAGGTCTCCAGAACCTGCCCCAAGCCCCAGACTGCACTTTGTACCTTGCTCGGCGATCTCAATCTCCCGGCGCCCAAACTCTGcctgtttgatgttcttcacaCAGAAATTGCTGCTGCCCTTGGAGTTGGTTTGTTGTTTCTCTCGGGGGGACACCTCGTCATCAGAGCTGTCTGTGTATGAGGCAGCTAAACCAAAAGAGGAATGAGTGTTATGCCAGGCCTTATGCATCCAAGAACCTCCTACCCTTCatgtttctgctgtttcccttccCAGCTTTCCCTCATGGCTCAAACTACCAGTGTCCTAAAGGAAGCCAACGCCCTGAAGGAATTTTGCACTCTTTTTTCTCTAAAACAACCCAGAGGTAACGATTATCAAATGGCAATCAATGCCTGAGCTTTGGGAATGCCTGGAATCATTCCCTCAGCATCCAAGTACAAACAGAAGCACAAATCCTGCCACAGGGTGTGAGCAGCACATTCACTGCAGCACCCACTCTGGGTTTGTGAGAGGAACACGTGAGGACAAGGAGCTGGCACCTACCAGAGCTGTAGCTGTCGGTGGAAGACTGGGAGATGGAGCGGGACAGGGACCGACGGCCCGTCTTGGTCGGGAATTTGGTGAACTCCTGCATGTCATCTGCAAATTGGATTTGCTGGGGGCAAAGGAAAGAAGTGCTAAATCAGGAGGTGATCCTTAGGGCATGACACCTCCCCAAGCTACAGGGACCCACGGATTCCTTCAGTCCACAAAAAATAACATCACCAAATAAATACAAGGCTACAGATGCCAAAAAGTGAAGTCCCTTCCTCTGCCTGAACAACTGCCACCAGGTTTTTGTCACCCTGCAGATTTGACACAACACCTGAAGATACAAAGAGCACCCTGAAACATCCCCTTTAACCCATTTCCAGCTCCCTAGGGCTCCTTCAGGAATTACACTCCTTGTACAACCCACATCCCATGTGGAGGCAGAGCCCCTGCCCCAACCGCTCCCCGAAGATTTCTGCCCCAAAATGCAGCAACAAGAAAGCTGGGGTGGTCCCAAGAGATCCCTACCAGGCTCttccccaggagcagagcatCCCACAGGTTAAAAACACTGCACATCCTTCCAAAACTGACActaaaagcacaggaaaaaaccTCAGCAAGAGAGAACATTTCAACAAAAAGAAGTTGACATTGCATTGGCTTTCAGCCTCCTCTGCAGGACAAGATGTTTCCATTGGAAgagaacccccaaaacagccaCCTCTCCCAGCCAGAGGCAACTCAAGGCTCCAGCACCTTCCACCAGATCATCAAATTTAACTGGTGGgccaaaaaaagaggaaaaataacccaaaactACTCAGCTGCTGTGCTCACCCCGAGTGAGCAGCCAGCAAAGAGCCTtattgctgctcctgccagggaaACAGAGATGAAAAGGAATTAGGGAAAGCACCAGCAAAGCCAGCCTGCagccccctccctgctgccacacaGGAGACCCTGACAAAGAACCCCAGCACGGCCCCTTGGCTCAGATCGCGTCGCTGCAGGATTTGATTCTGCTGTTGAACAGGGATGAGACGtcatggcagggagtgggacTAACAAAGCATCCCTGAGACCCTGGAGACCTCGAGAGGAGTCCTGGAGAAATCAAGATGATGGAAAGAGACAGCCCAGAGCGGCCTCAAGGAGGGGTTTTCTGTGCCACAGCCATCCCAAAAGCTCCCTGAAATCTTTGATGCAGGAAACAGCCTTCAGAAGGGagaagaatgaaattatttagtTGAAATGATCCATTTCAGAAAGAAGGAATCTGcactggctggagctggggtggcTGCAGCACCAGTACAGCTTTTTTGGCTGGAAAAAGTAGCCACAATTCTACAGGATCCCAGCAGATGGGCCAAAACCAGCATGGTATTTCACTCAGGAAGGGACAAGGGGGCATGAAACCTAGGGCTCACTCcaagggagggcaggagggatgaGGTGGGACTCCAGCATCTCTTCCAGGAACTGACTGGCACAGATCAGATCCATCACCACACCCAGCCAAGCATCCCAGGCAttcctgtgggtgctgctgctgcaaggtTTCCAGCCAGCTCCTCACTGGACACATCACAGCCCAATATCTGCTTCCCTGACCAGACTTCCAGCCAGATTCTGATGCAAACTACTTTAGCTTGTATTAGTGGAAGGAATGGGAATGATAAATGGAGATAAAAGGTTCGGTTTTGCAATTGTTTGAGGTCATTTGGTGCAGAGGGAGGATTCAGAGGGCACCACAACCTCCATGCCcacaggagagcagagggaggatGTGGAGGGCAGGATCTGGAGGGCATCACAACCCTATCCCcacaggagagcagagggaggatGTGGAGGAGACCACAACCCTCATCCCCGTGGGAAATCAGAGGGAGGACCTGGAGGGCACTGAAACCTCCATCCCCAtgggagagcagagggatgATCTGGAGGCCACCACAGCCCCCATCCCCACAGGAAAGCTGATTCCAGGGGTAAGAGGGGCAGAAGCACTTCCAGGCAGGTACCAACAGTGTGCTCAGAGCgtgtggcag from Poecile atricapillus isolate bPoeAtr1 chromosome 23, bPoeAtr1.hap1, whole genome shotgun sequence includes the following:
- the AHCYL1 gene encoding S-adenosylhomocysteine hydrolase-like protein 1 isoform X1 — its product is MSVPEPAGGEEKQAKEVEDAEKYSFMATVTKAPKKQIQFADDMQEFTKFPTKTGRRSLSRSISQSSTDSYSSAASYTDSSDDEVSPREKQQTNSKGSSNFCVKNIKQAEFGRREIEIAEQDMSALISLRKRAQGEKPLAGAKIVGCTHITAQTAVLIETLCALGAQCRWSACNIYSTQNEVAAALAEAGVAVFAWKGESEDDFWWCIDRCVNVDGWQANMILDDGGDLTHWVYKKYPSVFKKIRGIVEESVTGVHRLYQLSKAGKLCVPAMNVNDSVTKQKFDNLYCCRESILDGLKRTTDVMFGGKQVVVCGYGEVGKGCCAALKALGAIVYVTEIDPICALQACMDGFRVVKLSEVIRQVDVVITCTGNKNVVTREHLDRMKNSCIVCNMGHSNTEIDVTSLRTPELTWERVRSQVDHVIWPDGKRVVLLAEGRLLNLSCSTVPTFVLSITATTQALALIELYNAPEGRYKQDVYLLPKKMDEYVASLHLPSFDAHLTELTDDQAKYLGLNKNGPFKPNYYRY
- the AHCYL1 gene encoding S-adenosylhomocysteine hydrolase-like protein 1 isoform X2, encoding MSVPEPAGGEEKQAKEVEDAEKYSFMATVTKAPKKQIQFADDMQEFTKFPTKTGRRSLSRSISQSSTDSYSSAASYTDSSDDEVSPREKQQTNSKGSSNFCVKNIKQAEFGRREIEIAEQDMSALISLRKRAQGEKPLAGAKIVGCTHITAQTAVLIETLCALGAQCRWSACNIYSTQNEVAAALAEAGVAVFAWKGESEDDFWWCIDRCVNVDGWQANMILDDGGDLTHWVYKKYPSVFKKIRGIVEESVTGVHRLYQLSKAGKLCVPAMNVNDSVTKQKFDNLYCCRESILDGLKRTTDVMFGGKQVVVCGYGEVGKGCCAALKALGAIVYVTEIDPICALQACMDGFRVVKLSEVIRQVDVVITCTGNKNVVTREHLDRMKNSCIVCNMGHSNTEIDVTSLRTPELTWERVRSQVDHVIWPDGKRVVLLAEGRLLNLSCSTVPTFVLSITATTQALALIELYNAPEGRYKQDVYLLPKKMDEYVASLHLPSFDAHLTELTDDQAKYLGLNKNGPFKPNYYR